Proteins found in one Zea mays cultivar B73 chromosome 1, Zm-B73-REFERENCE-NAM-5.0, whole genome shotgun sequence genomic segment:
- the LOC100501456 gene encoding Protein WEAK CHLOROPLAST MOVEMENT UNDER BLUE LIGHT 1, with protein sequence MEEANAPVTTSHPSSTAPDAPPDPAAVPSSSDQGSQSCQAQQQQVHQLDETREPAGSSYEASEIAGRFNEAIDPKAGIDAAAPIVDSVKGAVSKFGAVGVVDWREKRKHVQDELDKVREEVTEYQKRAQEAEAGRAQALRELGTVVTAADELGLGLEMARAEQAQARRQVELAELQLEEVRRGAKAELDTVRERRTAALADLRAARAEVESLEKVRARAAAEAGAAVAREREAAAASREAGKAVEDLTAELVALKGELESSHAAHVAAEQKRMGLAVAWEEDKARWQMELEEAEQEAKGLREKLVVACDVETKAVAASQLMASLKAELFAYAVERTTLGQEEEATAISDRLMLEKTKKELDDVKASVEMAKHEAKCLRVAAASMRDELEKEKAGLTALRRKERERQGLSSASIPYLEEELRWVTAELAEARAKRGSDESEMAERVAEARREAEEAKAKARSAREKVARAKEVAGVAKAAVAAMEARLEAVTREILAANKSAETATASAGALLQESKPSSDKDVEAGVTVTLTVQEYAELSRRAQETEEAAGMRVVEAVKLIKEAKDAEVRRLEKVARLDKQTEQRRLALEAATLEAEEAEFDKLSAERELRQWRAEHEQRRAPGDTDSPRPGLAEISVLHDQGTGEGRGNPHIVSPRAGYMPRTELVMTGSAADADADADARQRKTFFPRIVMFFARKRTQSWK encoded by the exons ATGGAGGAAGCTAACGCCCCAGTGACGACCAGCCACCCCTCCTCCACCGCTCCTGATGCGCCTCCGGACCCGGCGGCTGTTCCATCCAGTTCTGACCAAGGCTCCCAATCCTGTCAGGCCCAGCAGCAACAGGTCCACCAGCTGGATGAAACGCGAGAGCCGGCGGGCAGCAGCTACGAAGCGTCAGAGATCGCCGGCCGCTTCAACGAGGCCATCGATCCCAAGGCCGGCATCGACGCTGCGGCGCCCATCGTCGATTCCGTCAAgggcgccgtcagcaaattcggaGCTGTAGGGGTTGTTGATTGGAGAGAG AAACGCAAGCATGTCCAGGATGAGCTCGACAAGGTGCGGGAAGAGGTCACGGAGTACCAGAAGAGAGCACAGGAGGCGGAGGCCGGCAGAGCGCAAGCTCTGCGGGAGCTGGGAACCGTCGTGACCGCTGCCGACGAGCTGGGCCTGGGCCTGGAGATGGCGCGGGCCGAGCAAGCCCAGGCGCGGCGGCAGGTGGAGCTCGCCGAGCTGCAGCTCGAGGAGGTGCGGCGCGGCGCAAAGGCGGAGCTCGACACCGTCAGGGAACGCCGCACGGCCGCGCTCGCTGACCTGCGGGCGGCGCGAGCGGAGGTGGAGTCGCTGGAGAAGGTgcgcgcgcgcgccgcggccGAAGCAGGCGCGGCGGTGGCGCGGGAGCGGGAGGCCGCCGCGGCGTCGCGGGAGGCTGGGAAGGCCGTCGAGGACCTCACCGCCGAGCTCGTCGCGCTGAAAGGGGAGCTGGAGTCCTCGCACGCCGCCCATGTCGCGGCGGAGCAGAAGAGGATGGGCCTGGCGGTCGCGTGGGAGGAAGACAAGGCGCGGTGGCAGATGGAGCTGGAGGAAGCCGAGCAGGAGGCCAAGGGGCTGCGAGAGAAGCTCGTGGTTGCCTGCGACGTCgagacgaaggcggtggcggcttcCCAGCTCATGGCGAGCCTAAAAGCTGAGCTGTTCGCTTACGCCGTCGAGAGAACAACACTGGGACAGGAGGAGGAGGCGACAGCGATCAGCGACCGGTTGATGCTGGAGAAGACCAAGAAAGAGCTCGACGACGTGAAAGCGAGCGTCGAGATGGCCAAGCACGAGGCCAAGTGCCTGCGCGTCGCCGCCGCCTCGATGCGCGATgagctggagaaggagaaggcaggGCTCACCGCGCTGCGGCGGAAGGAAAGGGAAAGGCAAGGGCTCTCGTCAGCGTCCATCCCTTACCTCGAGGAGGAGTTGAGGTGGGTGACCGCCGAGCTCGCCGAGGCACGAGCGAAGAGGGGCAGCGACGAGAGCGAGATGGCCGAGCGTGTAGCCGAGGCACGGCGAGAAGCGGAGGAAGCCAAGGCGAAGGCCCGGTCGGCTCGAGAAAAGGTCGCCAGGGCCAAGGAAGTTGCGGGCGTGGCCAAGGCCGCCGTCGCCGCCATGGAGGCGCGGCTGGAGGCGGTGACGCGGGAGATACTCGCCGCGAACAAGTCGGCCGAGACCGCCACGGCCTCGGCCGGCGCGCTGCTGCAAGAAAGCAAGCCGTCGAGCGATAAGGACGTGGAAGCAGGCGTGACCGTGACGCTGACGGTGCAGGAGTACGCCGAGCTGAGCCGGAGAGCGCAGGAGACAGAGGAGGCCGCCGGCATGCGGGTGGTCGAGGCGGTGAAGCTGATCAAGGAGGCCAAGGACGCGGAGGTGAGGAGGCTGGAGAAGGTGGCGCGGCTGGACAAGCAGACCGAGCAGAGGCGGCTGGCGCTGGAGGCCGCGACGCTGGAGGCCGAGGAGGCGGAGTTCGACAAGCTGTCAGCGGAGCGGGAGCTGAGGCAGTGGCGCGCCGAGCACGAGCAGCGGCGCGCGCCCGGCGACACCGACTCGCCCCGCCCGGGCCTCGCCGAGATCTCCGTGCTCCACGACCAGGGCACCGGCGAGGGGCGCGGGAACCCGCACATAGTCAGCCCGAGGGCAGGCTACATGCCGCGGACGGAGCTGGTGATGACGGGATCGGCGGCGGATGCGGATGCGGATGCGGACGCGAGGCAGAGGAAGACCTTCTTCCCGCGGATTGTCATGTTCTTCGCGCGAAAGAGAACTCAGTCTTGGAAGTGA
- the LOC100275682 gene encoding uncharacterized protein isoform X1 — protein MTFMRCSAAVSDGIALRFPAEGRALRGGVCARGRGLLALGSHRSSSRRARRRHVAVFARRRLGKWQRPWWRTFFADWNDDEESLAGFREDDELLEEIGADQELSEKAKFEEWRRKAEAIVELREAQQDAFNAEERSWEDWTGGGGGGGAPENGGGGDWGGEASLSEQITDDPAEIVWDKGVVEVFRGTIDEDYEDMLFEDRVFMYASTNSAKFLALLIVVPWVIDFLVHDYAMMPFLERYVQKVPLAAELLDVRRSQKLQMVKDLNIEKARYRLEVEIGKSPPLSDEEVWFELREKALELRDDWRLENRQAFANVWSDMVYGVVLFLLICFNQSKVAMLKFTGYKLLNNISDTGKAFLIILVSDILLGYHSESGWHTMVEVILEHYGLESDEAAVTFFVCLVPVALDVYIKFWVYKYLPRLSPSVGNVLDEIKRH, from the exons ATGACCTTCATGAGGTGTTCCGCGGCCGTCTCCGACGGCATTGCGCTGCGCTTCCCCGCCGAGGGCAGGGCCCTCCGCGGAGGCGtctgcgcgcgcgggcgcgggctgcTCGCTCTGGGTTCCCACAGGAGCAGCAGTAGGAGGGCGAGGCGCAGGCACGTGGCGGTCTTCGCGAGGCGGCGGCTCGGCAAGTGGCAGCGGCCGTGGTGGAGGACCTTCTTCGCGGACTGGAACGACGACGAGGAGAGCCTGGCCGGGTTCAGGGAGGACGACGAGCTGCTGGAGGAGATTGGGGCCGACCAGGAGCTGTCGGAGAAGGCCAAGTTCGAGGAGTGGAGGCGGAAGGCCGAGGCCATTGTTGAGCTGCGCGAGGCCCAGCAGGACGCGTTCAACGCCGAGGAGCGGTCGTGGGAGGACTGgaccggcggtggcggcggtggtggCGCGCCGGAGAATGGTGGAGGTGGGGACTGGGGCGGGGAGGCCAGCTTGTCGGAGCAGATAACCGATGATCCTGCGGAGATCGTCTGGGATAAGGGCGTCGTTGAGGTTTTCAGAGGTACTATCGATGAGGATTACGAGGATATGCTGTTCGAAGATCGAGTTTTTATGTATGCCTCCACGAACTCG GCCAAATTCCTAGCATTGCTGATCGTGGTTCCGTGGGTGATAGATTTTCTAGTGCACGACTATGCCATGATGCCCTTTTTAGAGAG GTATGTCCAGAAGGTGCCGCTTGCAGCTGAGTTACTTGATGTGAGGCGCAGCCAGAAGCTGCAGATGGTTAAGGACCTGAACATCGAGAAGGCAAGATACCGTCTTGAAGTAGAGATCGGCAAATCTCCCCCGCTCTCTGATGAGGAGGTCTGGTTTGAGCTGCGGGAAAAAGC GCTTGAGTTGAGGGACGATTGGAGGCTAGAAAACCGACAAGCTTTTGCAAATGTATGGTCCGATATGGTTTATGGGGTTGTTCTATTCCTGCTTATCTGCTTCAACCAGAGCAAA GTTGCGATGCTCAAGTTCACAGGATATAAGTTGCTAAATAACATCTCAGACACTGGAAAGGCCTTCCTTATTATTCTAGTATCAGACATCCTTCTAGG gtaccattcagagtCAGGTTGGCATACAATGGTAGAAGTTATTCTCGAGCATTACGGGCTTGAATCCGATGAAGCGGCGGTCACATTTTTTGTTTGTCTGGTTCCAGTTGCTTTGGATGTGTACATAAAGTTTTGG GTATACAAATACCTTCCAAGATTATCACCCAGTGTGGGCAACGTTCTGGATGAAATAAAGCGCCACTAA
- the LOC100193669 gene encoding putative peptidyl-prolyl cis-trans isomerase family protein isoform X1: protein MRAASSTVYPVYLSLHRHPNSHQASFRPSRANHDNTHKCTKPPKVLRRSLFSLPASFLLLHTSSSLAVDDANMPSTSTIDTTITDRIFMDFSVCPSYFRSDRPLGAELSSCPDSEPLGRVVFGLYGRLLPVTTANFKATCTAAAYRGTLVHKLLQGQFFAAGRQGPRHDKGEVQPPSGLVRNSETVNPKAFELRHARPGTLSLCLGQNDDDDDIKLNPNYHNLEFLVTTGPGPCPELDGQNIVFGTVLEGMDVITSIATIPTYKPAERIRLFNGFAQLIGDGRAQTARAMWDRPLKTVYISDCGELTVTKPSLSPPSLP from the exons ATGAGAGCTGCGTCCTCCACGGTTTACCCTGTCTACcttagcctccaccgccaccccaACAGCCACCAAGCCTCTTTTCGTCCCTCGAGAGCAAACCATGACAACACCCATAAATGTACCAAGCCACCCAAAGTTCTTAGACGGTCTCTCTTCTCCCTGCCTGCCTCATTTCTTCTCCTCCACACATCCTCCTCCCTTGCCGTAGATGACGCAAACATGCCATCTACCTCAACAATTGACACCACGATCACAGATCGCATCTTCATGGACTTCAGCGTCTGTCCAAGCTACTTTCGCTCAGACAGACCTCTAGGAGCTGAGCTTTCCTCGTGCCCTGATTCCGAGCCTCTTGGTCGTGTCGTCTTTGGTCTCTATGGCCGGCTTCTCCCCGTCACTACTGCCAATTTCAAAGCTACGTGTACTGCAGCTGCATATAGGGGCACCCTTGTCCACAAGCTCCTTCAGGGACAGTTTTTTGCTGCTGGTCGACAAGGTCCTCGGCATGACAAGGGTGAGGTCCAGCCTCCCTCTGGCCTCGTTAGGAATTCTGAGACTGTTAACCCTAAAGCGTTCGAGCTAAGGCATGCAAGGCCTGGCACGCTTTCGTTATGCCTTGGACAGAATGAcgatgatgacgacatcaagctcAACCCCAATTATCACAATCTTGAATTCTTGGTTACTACAGGGCCAGGACCCTGTCCTGAGCTTGATGGCCAGAACATCGTCTTTGGGACTGTATTGGAAG GAATGGATGTCATCACCAGCATCGCAACCATACCTACCTACAAACCAGCTGAAAGGATCCGCCTCTTCAACGGCTTTGCGCAGTTGATTGGTGATGGAAGGGCTCAAACTGCCCGGGCTATGTGGGACCGCCCGCTTAAGACCGTGTATATCAGCGACTGCGGGGAGCTGACAGTAACCAAACCATCTCTTTCCCCTCCAAGCTTGCCATGA
- the LOC100193669 gene encoding putative peptidyl-prolyl cis-trans isomerase family protein isoform X2, which translates to MRAASSTVYPVYLSLHRHPNSHQASFRPSRANHDNTHKCTKPPKVLRRSLFSLPASFLLLHTSSSLAVDDANMPSTSTIDTTITDRIFMDFSVCPSYFRSDRPLGAELSSCPDSEPLGRVVFGLYGRLLPVTTANFKATCTAAAYRGTLVHKLLQGQFFAAGRQGPRHDKGEVQPPSGLVRNSETVNPKAFELRHARPGTLSLCLGQNDDDDDIKLNPNYHNLEFLVTTGPGPCPELDGQNIVFGTVLEGVSSFMKKPSFLVIGNLCGHKHILCMNNKQTIWIWICIH; encoded by the exons ATGAGAGCTGCGTCCTCCACGGTTTACCCTGTCTACcttagcctccaccgccaccccaACAGCCACCAAGCCTCTTTTCGTCCCTCGAGAGCAAACCATGACAACACCCATAAATGTACCAAGCCACCCAAAGTTCTTAGACGGTCTCTCTTCTCCCTGCCTGCCTCATTTCTTCTCCTCCACACATCCTCCTCCCTTGCCGTAGATGACGCAAACATGCCATCTACCTCAACAATTGACACCACGATCACAGATCGCATCTTCATGGACTTCAGCGTCTGTCCAAGCTACTTTCGCTCAGACAGACCTCTAGGAGCTGAGCTTTCCTCGTGCCCTGATTCCGAGCCTCTTGGTCGTGTCGTCTTTGGTCTCTATGGCCGGCTTCTCCCCGTCACTACTGCCAATTTCAAAGCTACGTGTACTGCAGCTGCATATAGGGGCACCCTTGTCCACAAGCTCCTTCAGGGACAGTTTTTTGCTGCTGGTCGACAAGGTCCTCGGCATGACAAGGGTGAGGTCCAGCCTCCCTCTGGCCTCGTTAGGAATTCTGAGACTGTTAACCCTAAAGCGTTCGAGCTAAGGCATGCAAGGCCTGGCACGCTTTCGTTATGCCTTGGACAGAATGAcgatgatgacgacatcaagctcAACCCCAATTATCACAATCTTGAATTCTTGGTTACTACAGGGCCAGGACCCTGTCCTGAGCTTGATGGCCAGAACATCGTCTTTGGGACTGTATTGGAAG GGGTTTCCTCTTTCATGAAGAAACCATCGTTCTTGGTGATTGGCAATTTATGTGGACACAAACATATTTTATGCATGAATAACAAACAAACAATATGGATATGGATATGCATTCACTGA